Below is a genomic region from Neovison vison isolate M4711 chromosome 9, ASM_NN_V1, whole genome shotgun sequence.
ACAATTCATGGATCATTGAATATAGGTGATTCTCAGTTTCACAAGGATAAATTAATGCAGGTGATAATTGTGAGATGGTGAGAAACATCAGAAGTTAATTCTGTATGGGTGAACGGTGGGAGGGAAGTTGACGATTCAGGAGGTAGGATTGTTGAAGATAATAACTTTGTTTTGGACATGTGGAATTTGAGATGCCCACAGAAAACTGGATGGTTGGTCCAAGTTGTTAATGATTTAACAAGTCGAGAGTTTGGAAAAAGGTCTGGGCTGGAAATGGAACTTTGCATGACATGAATATCTGAAAGTGGAGGAGGCCACTCAAGGATAATGTGTAGAGTATGATAATATGGGGCCAAAATGCGAGTATGCATCAGAAAAGCTTTTAAGtggtgggaggagagggcagaggctAAAAGCCTGTAAAGAGAAAGCAGATGATCACAGGATGAGCAGTTTCTATCACCTACTGACATTAATGGCAAATATTTACCAAGTAAAGTGGAGCATGACAGTGTTTACAGAAATGGTGTTCTTTTCTTCACAACCTTGCAGTGAACACTTTGAAGTGGAATGTTCTAGCTAATTTCATGTTTAGCACGAAACCaagatgaatgaaaaggaaaacaaggtaTGCAAGTATAGAGCATAGAATCAGGTTCAGTTTATATTCCAGGGAGCAAGTTCTTGAGGAAAGCCAAAGCTAGAAAGGAAACCAAATGACAATATTGGGAGCTACGCGGTGGAAATGACAGAATGGAGTATTCAAGAGCTAGCAGCTCCTAGTTTACCTTGTCCAGAGTTCACATGAAAATATTGACAAAAATCAGGAGATGATGACAATCCAAAACAACAAACAGTGAAAATGAATATTAACAAACTGTTAGAACCCAGAAgaagggatgcatgggtggctcagtcagttaagtgtctgcctttggcttggtcatgatcccagggtcctgggatcgagtcccatgttgggctcctggctcaacagggagcctgcttctccctctgcctgctgctccctctgcttgtgctcgctttctctatcttacacaaataaataaaatcttaaaaaaataaaaaaagagctgGGAAGAAATTTTCAGTAATTCCTGGGCCAACAAaggttgatttattttaaaaaatgaatagtgcTCTATATAATTTTCACTTTGTGGAACGGAGCTGCTCCTGGCACACAATGGTCTGTGGGATCACTAGTTACTACTGGAAGCCTCAACTTCTTCATTAGTAAACCTTACTTACTAGGATTTCTGTGGATTAAAGGAGCTAACGCAGACTAATTGCTTATCAGAGAGCTTGGTACAAAGGAATTAATAAATAGTCAGTAGTTCTTAAATGGATCTTACCCCAAGTTGCCAAAAATTATTgattaaaaacaggaaagaaggaacattcaaaataacaaatgttgacagTAGAGGCTGACCGCCTGTTGCCAGAATCTGGGAGGAATGTTCTCTAATCACTAGCTTGAGTGAAACCCCATTTATGAAACAAGTgggtttttttctgcttcttcaccTTGTGAAACAAAACTATTTATTACCATCATCACCAACATATAGAACTTCCTAAGTACTTCCAAGTACTGTGTGACGTGTGTGTTCACTTGGGCTCTAAGCATCCCCGTCCATCAGCCCTGGTCAGGGCATCTGGAATCTATGGAATCACATGCGAATTATGAATTTTTCTGGAGAGAGGATCTAAAGCTTTTGTAAGCTTCTCAAAGTGTTGTGtgccttcctcctgcccccataGACTAAGAAACAGTGTCAAGTAGAACCTTCTCATTTTACTGAGAGCCCAAATGGGCTGTCACCCCATCAGGTCTAGTTTACTTGTATTGATCACCCAGAGCCTCTATACCGTCAATCATGAGCTCTCAGACTGGTGAGAATGATCCTAATTTTGCAAGGgagaaatatacatattattgattttatttttactaaaatctGCCTAATGTCttattcctgtttttttgttttgttttgtttgtttttaaagattttatttatttatttgacagagagagatcacaagcaggcagagagcaggcagagagagaggaagggaagcaggcccccagctgagcagagagcctgatgcgggactcgatcccaggacctcgagatcatgacctgagccaaaggcagtggcttaacgcactgagccatgcaggtgccccattATTCCTGTTTTGAAAGATGGTTTTATCACAATCTTTATCATTTTCTAATAGATCTCTTGCCATTTTTATATTGGCCACTTCCTCTAAAATCTAGATTCTTGAGTTACCACACTACAATGccattttatttggttatttaaaaGGTTCAGTTATCACACTACAATGccattttatttggttatttgcttattttttcagaATTTGGAAGTCACACATTCAGATGTTTCCAAAAAAACCAGCAGTTCCTTAAACTGAAGCCATTGCTTTAAAATGTGTATCAGAAGTTCACAAAAGGAACCAAATGTTCTCTCTCCACCCTATTATGAGACCTTTACtatccaaaaaatagaaagcactTAACGAAATTCAGGGATTGACTTGTCGTTTACGTAAAACTGGATAAACACTTGCAGAGTAGGAGTGTAAAAATTGTTGAGCCTGCtaacttcaaataaaaaatatgagaGCTGAAACTGAATTATAAAATTGTAATATTAGAACTCTTTTGTGAAAATGGCCTCCAAATAATTACTTATTCAGGAGCCCGGTGGTTCGAATTCTTACTCTATAGGCACTTTTCAggcactgatttttaaaaactaccacaaggcttacatttttaaaaaagatttatttatgtatttgagggagagagggagagaaagagtggcGGAGGGAGAGAATGGTCAGGCAGAATCCCCACGGAGCCTGACTCCGGGCTCGAgcccaccacccatgagatcatctgagttgaaatcaagagttggacacttagccagttgagctacccaggagccccaagtacAGAATGTATCTTATGTAACTAGGGCGCTTCCCCAACTTATAAATGCCAGTTTTCCACTGGACCCCCAAAGGATGTCTATCTTTGGCCACTCCGTGGGAGACCATGAAACTTTGATTTGTGCTCCGAAGAATCCTGGAAAATACAAATCTGTATCTGCCTTTGCTCCAATTTGCAACCTAGTGCTCTGTCTTTGGGACGAAAAATCCTTTAGTAGATATTTAGGGACGGatcaaaataaatggaagacTTATGATGCTACCCAGCTTGTGAGATCCTACCCAGGTGCTCAGCTAGACATAATAATTGATGAAGGAAAAGATAACCAGTTCCTTCCAGATGGACAGTCACTACTTGGTAACTTCACAGCTGCCTGCACAGAAAAGAAAGTCCCTGTTGTTTTTAGGTTTAAGAGGGTTATGATGATAGCTACAGCTTCACTGCAACCTTCATTCCTGATCACATCAGAGATCATGCAAAATACCCGAATGCATGAAAAACTTAAGAGAATTTCTTCAGgactacaaaaaaaaatgtaataaacagAATTGCAGGGAAAAGGGATTTTAAACTGTTGGATTTCATAGTGCTACAAATTCATCATCCATAGTTGAATCACTTTCTGAATAAAcatataaaacctgaaaaaagtaattttgaattTCTCATTCTatgactttaaacattttttcataattttcaaagGTCATGAAATTTTTCTCATATATCCGTGTGATGATATTGAAATTACAGTTAAAAATTTGCTTCAAAATGGTGTGTTggtactaaaattttttttctcactatttCACAAAATCGTATTTATTTCATGAATGTCCTGCTCTAATAGTTAATTTCCTGTGCTCTAATCTTTTGCTGTATAAAGTATGGTCTGTGGATCAGCAGCATTAGTTATCTCCTGaaagcttattagaaatgcagaaattCTACTCCAATCCCACACAGACTGAAGTAGACCTGCCTTTTACAGGAATCCTCTGCCCCTGAAGGTGATTCGAATGCACttgaaagcagtggttctcacaccagtcagaagagctaaaattaaccagtcaggaaatgacagatgttggcaaggatgtggagaaaggggaaccctcctgtaccattggtgggaatgcaagctggttcagccactctggaaaagagcatggaggttcctcagaaagttgaagataaagctaccctatgacccagcagttgcactactggatatttaccccaaagatacaaatatagtgatccgaagaggcatgtgtaccccaatgtttatagctgcaatgtccacactagccaaactatgaaaagagcctagatgcctagatgtccatcaattaatgaatggataaagaagttgtggtgtatagacacacacacacacacacacacacacacacacactggaatattatgcagccatcaaaacccacgaaatcttgccatttgcaacgacatggatggaactagagggtattatgctaaacgaagtaagtcaatcagagagagacaattatcatatgatctccctgatttgaggaatttgagaaacaagacagaggatcataggggaagggaaggaaaaatgaaacaagatgaaaccagagagggagacaaaacttaagagactcttggtctcaggaaacaaacagggttgctggggtggggcGGGTGAGGGATgcggtgatggacattgaggagggcatgtgctatggtgagtgctgtgaattgtgtaagactgatcaaTCATAGACCTGTATCTccgaaaaaaataatacattacatgttaattaaaaaaaaaaaaaggaagaaagaaagtggtTCTCACTGTATGACCTCTGGAACAACAGCTTCTGCTGGGAATTTATTAGGAATGGAAATCCTCAGGCCCCATTCAAACCTACTGAATCAGCAACTttagcaatctgtgttttatcaGACTTTTGGTGATGGTTCTCATGATAAATTGGCTGCATGGTAAAGTCATTCTGTTGCACAATAGAGTCACCTGGGGAACTTCGAAAAATCTTAATGCCCAGGTTGCAACTCACACAAGTTAAATCAGTCTTTGTGACTGAGACCCAGGtattagtgtttttaaaaagtcctcaggcatttggggcacctaggtagcttaGTCACTTAGGTGTCTGATTCTTATTTTCAGTTGAGGTCACCatttcatgggttgtgagatcaagccgtGCATGAGGCCCCGCAcacagcaggcagtctgcttgagattatcagcccctccccctgtgcacattctctctctaaaataaataaatctttttaaaagaattttaaaaattcctcagaCATTCAAATCTGAAAATCCGTGTTTTAAAGGGGAATGACtatacaaattcatttttttgatTAATCCAACTAGCTATAGTTCTTAGAATAGCCATGAATTATTTGATGAAATGTGTTCTAGCAGAAAATAATTGACTAGCATTTTGATCTGTTGCaaaatagttttgccttttttttttttattctccattcATTCTGCACTCTGTTTTTCTTCACTTGACCTACTGTAAATCCTCTGGTGGCACTGGTGCCACAAATATGGAAAACGTTTCCAAGTGAAAATCAAGCCCTAAATTTAATACTCCTAGGgatttagaaaaggaaacaagagaacaaaagagGGAAATACCTGTTTAAGTAAGGGGTAGAGCATAAAGAGGTAATTTTGTGTAAGAGGGATGGTAGGCAGTGCCTGCTAGCTGTTGAAAGACagaaaggagggagcaggagtTATATTTTCTTAGAGAAGCACATACCATGGATTTTggttacaaaaaaaatttaaaaggcaaggcAGTGGCTCAGCTCAGAGAGGTGTTGGTGCCAGCATTCAGGTGTTTCTGCAACGTTGGGGATCACTTCAATGAGAAACTGGTAGTCAACATGTAGCTAAGAGAAATCTGGTTTGGGAGACACCATAAAGACCATGTCCTCTTGATCTTAAATCATAGGGAAGATCCTGGATGGCAGTCAGAATTCCCAGGAAGTGTGGGAGAGGAATGAGGCCCAGTTCTAGTGGTTTAAAGAAATTCATATTAATTATGGGGGCGGCTTTTGGGAAGTTCAAACATTATAACTTTTTGGCTTCATTAGTGAATCTATTACAAACGCCATTgctcttgtgttctctcaaaATATTGCCAGGAATATAACTTGTCATACCTGTCAAGGGAGTGGCAAATGCTGCCTGAGAATATATATTTGTCCAGTATTAGTATTAGTTGGGGGACACAACTCCAGAATTATAAGAAATTGGTAAAAATCTACTTAATCATTTTTCAGAGATGAGAATTGTGTTTTTGAATATGTATTTCCCATCTTATTATAAACTCACACAAACTACCTGGGAAGTTGACAAGAGAGGAGGAACCCTAGAAGTTAATCCATAAACCAGAATCTACAGGCATAAATTGTATAAATTAGAAGGAAGAGCTATAGCGGATGTCCTTTTAGCATCCTAACCTTATCACGATTAtttgagcaaggagccttcttCAACTCTGAGAACTCCGTTGATTCCTCAAATCAGAAGTAAAGCTCATGAGACAAGCCACATGCTACTGATAACAGGTTGATTTGGAAAGTAGTGTGGCTAGATGAAGAAAGGCTCTTGATTGAGATCTTGGCCACGTACAGAGTAGCAGGAAAGTGCTTTGATTCTTCCTGAGTGAACACCAATACCAAGTGCACACGTTGCTGCTGAGAAAGTTTGGGCACCAGataataaggagagggactcaagCTAATCAGACACTCTTCAAAAAATTTTCCATAGAAGCCTAGGTTGTCTTTTCTGAAGATTATATCAATTCTCTCAACAAAAATCGTGAGGGCgtagggatagggagagggtggtgaagAGATGAAATTAGAAGTTTATAAGGAAAAGGGGCAACCAGAGAATCAGTGGCCAAAATTTGTAACTAATCTCTGTTGGTAGCTGGAGGGTGGAGATGGGAAGTCAGCCTGACACTGGTGAAATAGCACCTGGGAGCAGGGAATTGTCCCGAATAACACCTGGAGAGTTTTCCGAGATGAATGaatgccttccagtcaccaaaCATTTGGTTTAGAGTGGCTTCTGGTAGTTGATAGTTTTCAAGAAATTCATCCATCTCATCTAAATTGTTGAATTTATGTGTCTAGGGTTGTTTGTAGTATTCTCTTACTGTCCTTATAGTATCTGTGAGATCTGTAGTGTTATCTCCCCTTTGATGTtggtaatttgtatattttttctccatgttttttcTGGCTGGAGTTTTATTAGAGGTCTACTCTTTGGTTTAAttggttttctttgattttcctgttttctacTCCATATATATCTCTTCATATATTTAGAGAATACACTCCCTTAGTAATATATgtactatttccttccttttgcttattctggcttaatttgtatttcttcactAGTTTCTTAATGTGAGGTTAGATAACCAActtgaaattttcttcttcttttttttttttttttggattttttttccaatttatttattttcagaaaaacagtattcattattttttcaccacacccagtgctccatgcaagccgtgccctctataatacccaccacctggtaccccaacctcccacccccccccgccacttcaaacccctcagattgtttttcagagtccatagtctctcatggttcacctccccttccaatttacccaaaagcacataccctccccaatgtccataaccctacccccctactcccaacccccctccccccagcaacccacagtttgtttcgtgagattaagagtcacttatggtttgtctccctccctatcccatcttgtttcatggattcttct
It encodes:
- the LOC122916707 gene encoding LOW QUALITY PROTEIN: S-formylglutathione hydrolase-like (The sequence of the model RefSeq protein was modified relative to this genomic sequence to represent the inferred CDS: inserted 1 base in 1 codon), producing MSALRDCIEEEEQVNQAEESEKQLLEKVEEVWACTWLGERDGCSLRRLEGEMGKVGSCRKDLPGSVQLRAIKHKTVYCLGAVALMGGIFTVNNSFFYQCRIVQEPQVQNVSYVTRALPQLINASFPLDPQRMSIFGHSVGDHETLICAPKNPGKYKSVSAFAPICNLVLCLWDEKSFSRYLGTDQNKWKTYDATQLVRSYPGAQLDIIIDEGKDNQFLPDGQSLLGNFTAACTEKKVPVVFRFXEGYDDSYSFTATFIPDHIRDHAKYPNA